One Natronomonas moolapensis 8.8.11 genomic region harbors:
- a CDS encoding halocyanin domain-containing protein: MKEFSRRRFVIGTAATAATGALAGCSGNGGGNGNGNGSGNGNGDMDGNGGGNGGAEGPEARAEAFVSDNDANQYENSLEDMTGQDEVVIETGAGDNGFSFSPSGVVVSTGTNVVWEWTGEGGAHNVVSEDGSDYEFESELTGEAGYTIEQTVDEAGAVLYVCIPHRAQGMYGAVAVVDE, translated from the coding sequence ATGAAAGAGTTCAGTCGACGTCGGTTCGTCATCGGTACCGCTGCTACGGCTGCGACGGGCGCGCTCGCAGGCTGTTCGGGCAACGGTGGCGGCAACGGCAACGGCAACGGAAGCGGCAACGGCAACGGCGACATGGACGGCAACGGTGGCGGCAACGGCGGCGCCGAAGGCCCCGAGGCCCGCGCGGAAGCGTTCGTCAGCGACAACGACGCGAACCAGTATGAGAACTCCCTCGAGGACATGACCGGGCAAGACGAGGTCGTCATCGAGACGGGAGCCGGCGACAACGGCTTCTCCTTTAGCCCCTCGGGCGTGGTCGTCTCCACCGGGACGAACGTCGTCTGGGAGTGGACCGGCGAGGGCGGCGCACACAACGTCGTCTCAGAGGACGGCAGCGACTACGAGTTCGAGAGCGAACTCACCGGCGAGGCGGGCTACACCATCGAGCAGACCGTCGACGAGGCCGGTGCGGTCCTCTACGTCTGCATCCCCCACCGCGCGCAGGGTATGTACGGCGCCGTCGCCGTCGTCGACGAGTAA
- a CDS encoding 50S ribosomal protein L40e, translating into MASFEEAEERILDKMICMRCNARNPKRADSCRKCGYKKLRPKAKERRAA; encoded by the coding sequence ATGGCTAGCTTCGAGGAAGCAGAAGAGCGCATTCTCGACAAGATGATCTGTATGCGCTGTAACGCCCGAAACCCGAAACGCGCCGACAGCTGCCGGAAGTGCGGCTACAAGAAGCTGCGTCCGAAGGCGAAGGAACGACGCGCTGCCTGA
- a CDS encoding cryptochrome/photolyase family protein, with protein MTVLVLGDCLARFGPLSTDGESPRVLMIEAREFARRKPYHPHKLTLVFSAMRHFRDELRAEGYTVEYREVDTFAEGFDAHFSAHPGDHLLTTRRSAHGATDRLRELVEARGGTVAFRADPRFLCSPEAFDEWADGDPPYRHENFYRHMRRETGYLTVDDDPLGGAWNFDDENREFPDEGYDPPKPPRFDPDETTAAVAEWVASTYGDERYDGPPYGTGWADPEPFFWPVTRAEARAALSSFVEERLPAFGPYQDAMLEGEWSMNHALVSSSLNVGLLRPGEVIEAAIDAYEDGDAPIESVEGFVRQVLGWREFVRHAYRREPGMAEANALEASEPLPEFFWTGETEMACLADAVEGVRARGYSHHIQRLMILSNFATTFGVEPKQLNEWFHAGYVDAYHWVTTPNVVGMGTFGTDSLSTKPYAASANYIDRMSDYCSGCPYYKTKTTGEGACPFNALYWDFLGRNESRLRSNHRMGLVYSHWDDKDDDEREAIRERAAEIRRLAAAGEL; from the coding sequence ATGACCGTCCTCGTTTTGGGCGACTGCTTGGCGCGGTTCGGTCCGCTGTCGACCGACGGCGAGTCCCCCCGCGTCCTCATGATCGAGGCCCGCGAGTTTGCCCGCCGGAAACCCTATCATCCCCACAAACTGACGCTCGTGTTCAGCGCGATGCGGCACTTCCGCGATGAACTCCGCGCCGAGGGGTACACCGTCGAGTATCGCGAGGTCGACACGTTTGCCGAGGGGTTCGACGCCCATTTTAGTGCCCACCCGGGCGATCACCTCCTCACGACGCGGCGGTCGGCCCACGGCGCGACCGACCGACTCCGCGAACTCGTCGAGGCGCGCGGCGGCACCGTCGCGTTCCGGGCGGACCCCCGGTTTCTGTGCTCGCCCGAGGCGTTCGACGAGTGGGCCGACGGCGACCCGCCGTACCGCCACGAGAACTTCTACCGGCATATGCGCCGCGAGACGGGGTATCTGACGGTCGACGACGACCCCCTCGGCGGCGCGTGGAACTTCGACGACGAAAACCGCGAGTTCCCCGACGAGGGGTACGACCCGCCCAAGCCGCCGCGGTTCGACCCCGACGAGACGACGGCGGCGGTCGCCGAGTGGGTCGCGTCGACGTACGGCGACGAGAGGTACGACGGCCCGCCCTACGGGACCGGGTGGGCCGACCCCGAGCCTTTCTTCTGGCCCGTCACGCGCGCGGAAGCCCGGGCGGCGCTGTCGTCGTTCGTCGAGGAGCGCCTCCCGGCGTTCGGCCCCTACCAGGACGCCATGCTAGAGGGCGAGTGGTCGATGAACCACGCGCTCGTCTCCTCGAGTCTCAACGTCGGCTTGCTCCGGCCCGGCGAGGTCATCGAAGCCGCGATCGACGCCTACGAGGACGGCGACGCCCCGATCGAGAGCGTCGAGGGGTTCGTCCGGCAGGTGCTCGGCTGGCGGGAGTTCGTCCGCCACGCCTACCGCCGCGAACCGGGGATGGCCGAGGCGAACGCCCTCGAGGCGAGCGAACCCCTCCCGGAGTTCTTCTGGACGGGCGAGACGGAGATGGCGTGCCTCGCGGACGCAGTCGAGGGCGTCCGAGCGCGTGGGTACTCTCATCACATCCAGCGGCTGATGATCCTCTCGAACTTCGCGACGACGTTCGGCGTCGAGCCGAAGCAGCTCAACGAGTGGTTCCACGCAGGCTACGTCGACGCTTACCACTGGGTGACGACGCCGAACGTCGTCGGGATGGGGACCTTCGGGACCGACTCGCTGTCGACGAAGCCCTACGCCGCCTCGGCGAACTACATCGACCGCATGAGCGACTACTGCTCGGGATGCCCCTACTACAAGACGAAGACGACCGGCGAGGGGGCCTGCCCGTTCAACGCGCTGTATTGGGACTTCCTCGGCCGCAACGAGTCCCGGCTCCGATCGAATCACCGGATGGGGCTCGTCTACTCCCACTGGGACGACAAAGACGACGACGAGCGCGAGGCGATCCGCGAGCGCGCGGCCGAAATCAGGCGGTTGGCGGCGGCAGGCGAGTTGTAA
- a CDS encoding DUF7382 domain-containing protein, giving the protein MGRRRRFAADTRGIEGLPVRLVIALVVGVASLSVMMNMLSGISGLAVTELDVQPEPEVVEPGDHTVEVSVVDPDGHTVSDATVIARGGSARLDGVETAATDEEGVAELELSPELRPNQRDGTVEFDVKPPAGGEYSDKRENTALLVVAE; this is encoded by the coding sequence ATGGGACGGAGACGGCGATTCGCCGCGGACACGCGAGGTATCGAAGGCCTGCCGGTCAGACTCGTCATTGCCCTGGTCGTCGGGGTCGCGAGCCTATCGGTGATGATGAACATGCTGTCGGGGATCTCGGGGCTCGCGGTGACCGAATTGGACGTCCAGCCCGAACCGGAGGTAGTCGAGCCGGGCGATCACACCGTCGAGGTGTCGGTCGTGGATCCCGACGGCCATACCGTCTCCGACGCGACGGTCATCGCCCGCGGCGGGTCGGCGCGGCTCGACGGCGTGGAGACGGCGGCGACCGACGAGGAGGGGGTCGCGGAACTGGAGCTCTCGCCGGAGCTCCGACCGAACCAACGAGACGGGACCGTCGAGTTCGACGTCAAGCCACCGGCCGGGGGCGAGTACTCCGACAAGCGCGAAAACACCGCGTTGCTCGTCGTCGCCGAGTGA
- a CDS encoding uracil-DNA glycosylase family protein: protein MERISDRVSNPFGMRAPAEPAVYGYGDVNADFHVIGADAETHGGAETSVPFTRSAAGERIQPVLHAVDFAAEPYSDRPDLENCYLSYLRLAPGDPTDVERYLDAELRALNAHILLPVGDDPLAYVLREFTTQARSLSADAERLHATEIRGRGFLVVPVGEPTAWESGDEAALVDRLEALLDSDYRQTKGVATRIG, encoded by the coding sequence GTGGAACGAATCTCGGATCGCGTCTCGAACCCCTTCGGTATGCGGGCTCCCGCCGAACCGGCAGTGTACGGCTACGGCGACGTCAACGCCGACTTTCACGTGATCGGTGCCGACGCCGAGACCCACGGCGGCGCGGAGACGAGCGTTCCGTTCACCCGATCCGCCGCCGGCGAACGGATACAGCCGGTTCTCCACGCCGTCGACTTCGCCGCCGAGCCCTACAGCGACCGTCCCGACCTCGAGAACTGCTATCTTTCGTATCTCCGACTCGCGCCGGGCGATCCGACAGACGTCGAGCGCTATCTCGACGCCGAGCTCCGGGCGTTGAACGCCCACATTCTGCTTCCGGTGGGCGACGATCCGCTGGCGTACGTGCTTCGGGAATTCACGACGCAGGCGCGGTCGCTTTCCGCCGACGCCGAGCGCCTGCACGCCACCGAAATCCGTGGCCGGGGGTTTCTGGTCGTCCCGGTCGGGGAACCGACGGCGTGGGAGTCGGGCGACGAGGCGGCCCTCGTCGATCGCCTCGAAGCGCTCTTGGACAGCGATTACCGCCAGACGAAAGGCGTCGCGACGCGGATCGGCTGA
- a CDS encoding signal recognition particle protein Srp54 produces the protein MVLDDLGSSLRGTLDKLQGKTTLSEDDVEAIVKEIQRSLLSADVDVDLVMALSDSIRERAVEEEPPAGTTARDHVLKIVYEEMVELVGESTDLPLEEQTIVLAGLQGSGKTTTAAKMAWWFSKKGLRPAVVQTDTFRPGAYEQAKEMCERAEVEFYGNPDNDDPVDIARTGLEETADADVHIVDTAGRHALEEVLIDELERIESVADPDRNLLVLDAAIGQGAKDQAERFHDAVGIDGVVITKLDGTAKGGGALAAVDQTDSSIAFLGTGEEVKDVERFEASGFISRLLGMGDLKQLSERVERAMAETQAEEDWDPEDLMQGEFTLKDMRNQMNAMNRMGPLDQVLDMIPGLGGGIKDQLPEDAMDMTQERLRDFEVIMDSMTDAELEHPRAIGQSQIERIARGSGKDEETVRELLEQHKMMSQMMKQFQGMGEGDMQRMMKQMGGGGGGGGGGGLGGMGPFGD, from the coding sequence ATGGTACTCGACGATCTGGGCAGTTCCCTCCGGGGGACGCTCGATAAACTACAGGGCAAGACGACCCTCTCCGAGGACGACGTCGAGGCGATCGTAAAGGAAATACAGCGATCGCTCCTGTCGGCCGACGTCGACGTCGACCTAGTGATGGCGCTTTCGGACTCGATCCGCGAACGGGCCGTCGAGGAGGAGCCGCCGGCGGGGACGACCGCGCGCGATCACGTTCTCAAGATCGTCTACGAGGAGATGGTCGAGTTGGTCGGCGAGTCGACCGACCTCCCGCTCGAGGAGCAGACGATCGTACTGGCCGGCCTCCAGGGGTCGGGCAAGACCACGACGGCCGCGAAGATGGCGTGGTGGTTCTCGAAGAAGGGCCTCCGGCCGGCCGTGGTCCAGACCGACACGTTCCGCCCCGGCGCTTACGAGCAGGCCAAGGAGATGTGCGAGCGCGCGGAGGTCGAGTTCTACGGCAACCCCGACAACGACGACCCTGTCGACATCGCCCGGACGGGCCTCGAAGAGACCGCGGACGCCGACGTCCACATCGTGGACACGGCGGGCCGACACGCCCTAGAGGAGGTGCTCATCGACGAACTCGAACGAATCGAGTCCGTCGCCGACCCCGATCGGAACCTGCTCGTCCTCGACGCCGCGATCGGTCAGGGCGCGAAGGACCAAGCCGAGCGCTTCCACGACGCGGTCGGCATCGACGGCGTCGTCATCACGAAACTCGACGGGACGGCGAAGGGTGGCGGCGCACTCGCCGCGGTCGATCAGACCGACTCCTCGATCGCCTTCCTCGGCACCGGCGAGGAGGTCAAGGACGTCGAGCGCTTCGAGGCGTCGGGGTTCATTTCCCGGTTGCTCGGGATGGGCGATCTCAAACAGCTCTCCGAGCGCGTCGAGCGCGCGATGGCCGAAACCCAGGCGGAGGAAGATTGGGACCCCGAGGACCTCATGCAGGGGGAGTTCACCCTGAAGGACATGCGAAATCAGATGAACGCGATGAACCGGATGGGACCGCTCGACCAGGTCCTCGATATGATCCCCGGCCTCGGCGGTGGTATCAAGGACCAGCTCCCGGAGGACGCGATGGACATGACCCAAGAGCGGCTTCGGGACTTCGAGGTCATCATGGACTCGATGACCGATGCGGAGCTCGAACACCCCCGCGCGATCGGCCAAAGCCAGATCGAGCGAATCGCCCGCGGCTCGGGCAAAGACGAGGAGACTGTCCGGGAACTGCTCGAACAGCACAAGATGATGAGCCAGATGATGAAGCAGTTCCAGGGGATGGGCGAAGGGGATATGCAACGGATGATGAAACAGATGGGCGGCGGTGGCGGTGGTGGTGGCGGCGGCGGCCTCGGCGGGATGGGGCCGTTCGGCGACTAG
- a CDS encoding CrcB family protein, whose protein sequence is MERRAALLVAAGGFAGAVSRHGVAVALPAGDPWGTLAVNVAGAFVLGAVVYRTRLVGRLSERTRLVVSTGFVSSFSTYSTFAAETVSLDPAAAALNVVANYALGFLAVLLARGVIRWRS, encoded by the coding sequence ATGGAACGACGGGCGGCCCTCCTCGTCGCGGCCGGCGGGTTCGCGGGAGCGGTGAGTCGTCACGGCGTCGCGGTTGCGCTCCCGGCCGGGGATCCGTGGGGTACCCTTGCAGTCAACGTCGCCGGCGCGTTCGTCCTCGGGGCGGTCGTCTACCGGACGCGGCTGGTCGGGCGGCTCTCCGAGCGGACGCGGCTCGTCGTCTCGACAGGCTTCGTTTCCTCGTTTAGCACCTACAGCACGTTCGCCGCGGAGACCGTCTCGCTCGATCCGGCGGCGGCGGCGCTCAACGTCGTTGCCAACTACGCGCTCGGGTTTTTGGCCGTCCTCCTCGCCAGGGGGGTGATCCGGTGGCGCTCGTGA
- a CDS encoding fluoride efflux transporter FluC: MALVSALAVGVGGAAGAVSRYAVGLAIERRALDTAVVNVAGSFLLGALVAVDPSGPAALALGVGFCGAFTTFSSFAVETVRLAEDEGVPAAAANAAGTLGAALVAVLAGMALVGVL; the protein is encoded by the coding sequence GTGGCGCTCGTGAGCGCGCTCGCGGTCGGGGTCGGCGGCGCGGCCGGCGCGGTCTCGCGGTACGCCGTGGGGCTCGCGATCGAGCGCCGCGCCCTCGACACCGCCGTCGTCAACGTCGCCGGGAGCTTCCTGCTCGGGGCGCTCGTCGCCGTCGACCCCTCCGGCCCGGCGGCGCTCGCGCTCGGCGTCGGCTTCTGTGGCGCGTTCACGACGTTCTCGTCGTTCGCCGTCGAGACCGTCCGTCTCGCCGAGGACGAGGGCGTCCCCGCGGCGGCGGCCAACGCGGCGGGGACACTCGGGGCCGCGCTGGTCGCAGTGCTCGCGGGGATGGCGCTGGTCGGGGTGCTGTAA
- a CDS encoding response regulator transcription factor codes for MSTENATILAVDDERGLVDIYRTWFDGTYDIRTAFGGREALSTFDDSVDLVVLDRRMPGVSGDEVLEEIREADHGCPVVMVTAVEPDEGMIELPFDEYVVKPIDKEELLETVERTLAQASDDTASDVLDALGDEKARRCCTVINGDAKSAREIANLTGYSLPTVYRRLNTLRQAGLIESRTQIDPGGDHYEAFTTVAERVTVDLDGFTVEREPSTEGPA; via the coding sequence ATGTCGACCGAGAACGCGACGATTTTGGCCGTCGACGACGAACGAGGGCTTGTCGATATCTATCGAACGTGGTTCGACGGTACGTACGACATCCGAACCGCTTTCGGGGGCCGGGAGGCGCTCTCGACGTTCGACGATTCGGTCGATCTCGTGGTGCTCGACAGGCGGATGCCCGGCGTCTCTGGCGACGAAGTGCTCGAGGAGATACGCGAGGCGGACCACGGCTGCCCGGTCGTGATGGTGACCGCAGTCGAACCGGACGAGGGGATGATCGAACTCCCCTTCGACGAGTACGTCGTCAAGCCGATCGACAAAGAAGAGCTCCTCGAGACCGTCGAACGGACGCTCGCACAGGCCTCCGACGACACCGCGAGCGACGTCCTCGACGCGCTCGGTGACGAGAAGGCCCGCCGCTGCTGTACCGTCATCAACGGCGACGCGAAGAGCGCACGCGAGATCGCTAACCTGACAGGCTACTCGCTGCCGACTGTTTACCGCCGGCTCAACACGCTCCGGCAGGCCGGCCTCATCGAGAGCCGGACCCAGATCGATCCTGGCGGCGATCACTACGAGGCGTTCACCACGGTCGCCGAGCGCGTCACGGTCGACCTCGACGGGTTCACCGTCGAACGCGAACCGTCGACAGAGGGACCGGCGTGA
- a CDS encoding HalX domain-containing protein, which translates to MDDEPTVLVVDDDRQLADLYAAWLRGEYDVRTAYGGRDGIEAMDDGIDVALVDRLMPRVPGEEVLERIRADDEYDCRVSIVTAVDPDFDIIEMGFDEYLVKPVQRREIEAVVGSLLTRTEYSEKLQELFALASKRAALEAKKSAYELDASESYAELNAKFERLRCDLDRTASEMSTRDLEAEMRRVSVDG; encoded by the coding sequence ATGGACGACGAACCCACCGTCCTCGTCGTCGACGACGACCGCCAACTGGCGGATCTATACGCCGCGTGGCTCCGCGGCGAGTACGACGTACGGACCGCGTACGGGGGCAGAGACGGGATCGAAGCGATGGACGACGGCATCGACGTCGCTCTGGTCGATCGGTTGATGCCGCGGGTTCCGGGCGAAGAAGTGCTCGAGCGGATCAGAGCCGACGACGAGTACGACTGCCGGGTGTCGATCGTGACCGCGGTCGATCCCGACTTCGACATCATCGAGATGGGGTTCGACGAGTACCTGGTCAAGCCGGTCCAGCGGCGGGAGATCGAGGCCGTCGTCGGATCGCTCCTGACGCGGACGGAGTACAGCGAAAAGCTCCAGGAGCTCTTCGCGCTGGCGTCGAAACGGGCCGCTCTCGAGGCAAAAAAGAGCGCGTACGAACTCGACGCCAGCGAGTCGTACGCCGAATTGAACGCCAAATTCGAGCGGCTGCGGTGTGACCTGGACCGGACCGCAAGCGAAATGAGCACTCGCGATCTCGAGGCGGAGATGCGACGCGTGAGCGTCGACGGCTAA